CTATAAACCACATCCTATATTACATGCCACACTGATTCGGTCATTAAAATAGCCGTATACAGCAAAGGCAAAGTGATTGATTGGCTTTTTTAGATTGGTGGCACTGAATGGGGAATAAATGCATGTGCTGGTTTCAATCTTCTGGCGGATTGTGACTCTCCCTGTGATACTTATTATCCCAGCTGTGTGTAACGGTGCCCCAGTGTGTGCTGGCATTTTCCACCAAGTTGGAATAAGACCTCTTTTCTGTTCCCACAGGGGACCTGTAGAGGCTCTCCGCTTCCCCCTCATCCCCAAGGCTGACGATACTTCTGCAGCTTCAGGAAGGTACTCTGCTCTGaggcagtgtttctgtggtcggTTGCCTTTTAATGACTCTGCTGGTTTAGAAATGCAAATAGAGTTGAAGTGGAGAGAAGGTCTGAAGAGAAACAGTGTCGTGTCAATAAAATGCTCTGGAACTAAGTTATAGGGATGAACATATGACCGCAATGACTGAAAAGCAACAACAGGGTTATCTTTAAATATATCATTATATGGTTAACCCATCAGCCTACAGGAGGCTCCCATCACTTTCAGCTGATGTTTATCACTGTGAAATCAATCTGCAACAGCTTTTAGAGTTCCATTATGtgactctaaattgtccctaggtgcaaTTGAGTTTGTGTGAATGTTTGATGGTCAGGTGACCCGCTAGAGACAGGGTCTAgtgccccccccccaacccaatgagaaaaaaatacaaaCGTAAGACAGTTCAACCAGCAATATTTGGGGTCAGAAGTCAAACTTGGCAGATACCCAGTTGGAACCATCATACCAGCACCTTGTGTCACAGGGACAATAAAGGTGAAGGACAGCTCTGCAATGATAGTGCTCAAACCGCACAGCTTTGTTGAGCATGTTGAAATCAGTCAGAGCATTTAAACAAAACATCAAAACATCAAAGAGGCAGCCGGTAAGATGAATTTTTAGAAGATGGTGTGGCCGTGATGTGTTGCTGCTGCGCTGACTACCTGGCAGGGCGGGGCCCAGCATGTTTGCTTGTGACCTGCTGCTGTTTGATGAAATGTTGCTGTGTTGTGGATTGTTTGTTGTTTCATGATGGTCAGCTGTCTGTTGTTTTCATCGTGCTCGGTTATTTGGGTCAGATTTAGACCGCTTTCACTTAGATGAAGGAATTCAATCTGTGTTTCAGGGTGTGTTGTTTAACTGGCTGATTGAACTTTTGCACAAGTGTTTTTGCATCTCAAGGTGACCAGTTTGTCAAGCAGGTTGCTGCTTTTTAAATGTGACAAACTTTCAGAGACTTGATTGCTGTAAGATGTGAAACTCGAATAGCATCAATTCTACATCGTTTGGTCAAAGGGGAAGTTTTCAGTTATAGTTCTAGCAAAGATAACCCAATTTATTTGTAAAATTCCAACATGCTAATTTACTTAAAGAATGAAACATATTTTTCTTTTTCGTCCAAAATCTTAAAtgctttatttgtttacttttaaatttaaatttgaacATCCGTGAAATCCctaaagttatttatttattgatgtaGTTTAAATAACTATTAAATGTTGGCTAATATGAGTTGCAGCTAAGTCAAGTATTGGGACGTATTCACCTTTTTAAAGGAAACTGTGTCACAGTGGTGGACTTAGCAGCTTGGGGGCCTGAGGCAAGCAAAGTTATGGGGGCTTTTGCAGCTGTTGTTCTGAACTTTTTACATGAAAAAATAAAGCGCTAGCAAGAGCTGCAACTTCTTGCTGTTTATGTGCAGCATTAATATTAATGCAGACTTCAGcacgccctgcgatggactggctctctgtccagggtgtaccctgcctacttgcccgttgactgctggagatacgtGGACCAAGcgtgttcagaagatggatggacggacttcAGCACATGTTACTCTTCATTATCCATAATATTTGGTGGTGTTTATACAACTTTTTTAACTTTTTTCCTGTTTAAGTGTTGGGGGGCCAAGGGAATTTCCTACAGTTTACTAATGGTAAGTCCACCTCTGACTGAAGAAGTACTGTTTTCAGTGACTTATTTAATGGTTTCAACATTTCCAGTTCTTCTCAGGTCTGTCTGTAGACGCTTCCAGCTGCCCGGGGTATAAAAGCTAAAAGCAGCATCACCAAAGGATTCAAGGCCAGCATTTTGGAACATCTACTTGCCATCAGTTCTGCCGAACACTTTAAGAACTGATTTCTATCGTTTGCCAACATAAAACCACGAGAGAAAGAAAATTAGCAGCAAATCATCCCTTCTGGTTCTGGTAATCATGAGGACGTACTGGCTGTAGGATAAAATCAGTAATTTCAGAGATATTTCGTGTTTCTATTTATAGAAACAATTTGCACATAGAATAAAGGATCGCACAGAGTTATAAAAGCCAGACAAACAAAAATAATTGCTTACTTTTCCTATATCTCATTTTAAAATGAAGTCTTCTATATTTAAATTAAAGTTCAGGAGCTGAAAATGAGGTTGTAATTAAATACAGTATGAGCTTTTCCTCATTAAGAAACTCATCTCTGGATTCTAAACATTTCGTGCAAATATAAAATTAAACACACTAtcctccttttttttttaacaaattgaCTTCACTCCCAGAggaatgcacacaaacacaacagGCTGAAACACGACTCTGCTGGTGCATTGCAGCTGAACATGTTTTAACTGATCCAGCACTCAAATATATAAACTTTTGAAAAGGTTTTCTCTGAAACATCTAATAATTGCTGTGAAATAATTTTTTCTGCAACAAATCCCCAACAGACATTACCTCATTATCTTAAGCATGCTAATCATGTAAACAACACGGAGATATAAACTGCAACTAGCTTCTTTTGTCACACGATCCTGTTTTTCAGCATGCATCTGTTCAAATTCATATCTTTGCCACAGCATGAATGAACCAAATTTGTTTGTTTTGCGTGCTGTTTATTGAAAAAGCCGTTTGCACATTACTTCTGTAAAATGTTGAGAGTTGTGCGCGCACACTCGCATTAGTTAATTATGTTATTGATGCAAACTTTAAGTTAAAACTGCACATAAAGATCATGAGTTCTCATACCAACAACAAAAAATACTGGGACCAAACTGTGTACATCTTGGTTTAGTACACTAAATAAAGTGTATTCATTTCCCACAAATCCTTCAATAGGAAGTCACACCAGTGGTTATAAATGTCCTTTAGTCAACCTTGCATCACGACATGTTGTGATATAATACCGACCTCTTCTGCTCCCACATTACTTATAAAGAATTGCTTATAAGTCACAAGGGAGGTGTGCTGTTTCCCAGCATTTGACAGCCAATTACATTGATTGCCACTTCATACAAAGGCTTGTCAGTCAAGAGTGCAATGCATTCAGCTGTAGTCGTCTACATTTAGAACAGATCTTCTGGAATGTAAACCAAATAATGGTGACCTTCGAGCTAGTGCCAAACGTTTAACTTTTACGAGAATAGAGGTCAACCGATATTGATTTTTCTGAAGCCGATATCGATGCCGATATATAAAGGCCATGATTATTTTGGGCTGATTTAAATTGCCAATAGCTAGACATATTTCACctcattttcatgctaaaatgtcaccaataaaatcagttgatgcacaaaatttctgaagctgaatcagttttgcaTCATGATtttaaccaactgttaaatcttaattttctGAAGCactgtagcaattaatacatattaattatgaccaataagatgtgatgattccatataaatgtgaaatatcaatcggactgatctttgaatgtttaatcagaagattctagggttgtttgcatctttagggaccataaacacacttattaattcagacagtcaagtatatagtttatacaatgaatttaattatttttcctaaactaacaatttatacatgacaagatatgaataatgagatgtggtgtggtggatgtgaggtgttgtggtggaagctagatgttgtagcaaccgttctttgtatctgagagaaattgtgaaatctgggtgtaaaaggatttgttgtttgttataaactagagagttgtttattaaaaacagcatcagacgcaagctgtcctgccaagtctacgcactcttggtgtggaggttcttgtTCAATCCGGGGGtcgatggtcactgccggtggagtgaattCTGATGTCGGGAACCCGTAGATAcctccgataggacccgtccagtctgagatccctccaggtgaaggcaggaagctggaatgcttatttgcgtcTAAGGAGGATGTTTGCTTGGATCTTAGAAGAGCCGtttgtctggtatcagccgcaacattgcagagaggctttgacaggaggtcaaaggagaagatggtttcaaaaatgcttctttcccgaATTGGCCGTTTCAAGGGTCAGCGAGAAACTGCCTTAATTGGGAAGCAAATCCCGTTTTATTAAACTgctttatgatttctggccaagtttggccaatcagaatttgacacgtttctgagtatttaccaacatccctcagaaagccacgccttccttcagatacaaaatccttaaccttaatatgtatcttattgtaatttgtatgagtgtaaacaatgattaacttgttaaatcaaacacatagtgatttgtgacatgaatggatcattgtaagaacaatattcattttaaattcattgatttaagctctggttattcaaacatttcatttaaacatcttgttcattcattacatttgattattgtaagcttatgagttgtaaaatcacggagtcttcacttgttcagagtgaagaatgttgacgtctggcattcatgcagagagtgtaggaccttgggagagaatgtttgtctggatgttttgtcttccactgagcagaaccttctggatctggaaggccaaatagaaagttgatttatttctgtagatgaaatgttattatgttggtcaatatataggtgaaaattaaCCCTTCTGGTACGTTACACCACCCAGATAATGCAGTGGGAACCCGACTGCATCTGCATGTAAACGGCTCAGCCAAGCTGATACCGGTAACTTCCGGAAGTGTGAAGTGGTCTCCTGATAGTAGCATCACCACAAAGTAACacgtaacaccatcaaacaggaCAGTACGCACCAAAAAAGCTGTGCGCCAGCGTTGCtgttgtccattccttcagccattgtgcatatcTTTTAACTTCGACTGCTTCCCGCCAGCGTTTGTCTATTATTTGTGTTGATTTAAGCTAACCTGAAGAATGCCGACACTAAAGGGTACATGTCACCACCTACTgagtggaacaaacttcatttgaGAGTTCGGCTTTCATaacgtaaactaggataaaggctgCCAGTTTATTACTTTAGATTGACCTAGCTCAACCTAAGTGCATATGCAAACGCACTGTCAAAATCTGACATCTGACTAAAATTAATCAAACTGACAAAgtattaaaaattaaaaactggtaaataaaaagaaaagaaatttaGAGTTTTGGTAGAAAATAATTTTTCAGAGCATTTATTTTTGTAGATGTTATTCAGAAACATAATTAAAAtgaattctgcagcagcaccaggGCTCCcgtggatgtgcctgactttaattgGCTATACTGCAGATatatttagggttgtcacggtaaccggtatagcggtaaaccccggtaaaaaagttgacaataaaaataaccgtccagtttttaaaaaactaaattatctcggtgggtttaccgtggccgcggtttcggtgtcggtacaggatctgctcgggtgcaagatcggctcggggtccgtcgactgccgatgacgtctaagtagttgactggctgaacatgaaccttacggaaatacgtaatcacgttacgttgttatcacgttacgttggtccaggcaaatctttctattggaaagatggacaacttttacaaagaaatccatcattacctctttgaaaatacacttttagcatagagctgcatgtatattagggctgaacgattaactgcatgtgcaattaaattgcgatgtgacaaaaggagattttctaatctgaaaggcttcaatttggcagcgagtggttagcgtaatgctaatatacatggaaaaacccataggaatgctaatgctaatatcgccgattacattattacaaattatgaattagaaacgtgccaaatgattatatTTGGAGtcttaaagaaagtaaaaataccatcaatcaaataagtacagacaggtattttagtaaagccaggagattttctaatctcaaaggctgcaatttggcagcgagtggtgagcgcaatgctaatatacatggaaaaacccataggaatgctaatgctaatatcgccgattacattattgcaaattatgaattacaaacgtgccaaatgattacatttggagtccaatagaaagtaaaaataccatcaatcaaataagtacagacaggttttttagtaaagccagaaaacttttaactccagagttttggctagcagctacagtctatgacaagacgtcaacaactctaaacacaaaatacttaaataaacgggacacacttctttcctgcaaatacaatttcacaggtgttgctaatacctatgattcttcaagccaagggatgtgctcaaagaggagttcaacattatgaataagatatataagaaatagtgttttattttacaaataccattataaacacaaacttatgtcttaagaaacattattttaataacgaaagtgctaaattctttccaacagtatagatgtgtagtgcattttgtccgagtcggtttgccgtactttgacgtcatcgggagtcgaaggaccccgagccgatcttgcacccgagcagatactgtaccgacactggcacggtgacccttaccagccaccgtcgcttcagctgaagttcccgcggcgcgcacacgcactttttaatttgcaacggcaccaaaactttgaagctgaaataatggccgaaggaggagacggcagcgcccaggacatccatcagtcctcaaagaagactaaatcggaagtatgggcatattttggatttctgaaaaatgctgagggacagttaatagaagactgctatcccgtttgcagaacgtgcaggaaacaagtgtctgcaaaaggcagcaacacttcgaatctaatggcacatctgcgtgaccatcacccacgtctctacagccagtgcaaggtaagttaacattagcattttagcttaaatgcatgatgtgaggacttttggctgagggagaatgcaacgagtcactatatactgcagccgcagcgtcctctgccagcatttaaaccgtgtcacggacaccctgttgctggatgaagcatcttatttgttgatgatgaagagaaatatacaattagttccttgtcattgatttgtttacttattcaatgccatttatacttgaacatttggatttgattacatagtgtagtagttattttagtaatttgtttaaagtggctatttattttaaatacatattttttaaggttgacttgtacagtgctcaagtcaagtgtggactggagttttagattttcattttgataatgaagaaaacaagtatgagaaaacaagtggtgtttctttgatttgtttacatattgtttatgttttgaatgtttggatttgtataatttaaacctgcactgactactgtaacatgttccagaaaaagaagctatttgttcctttacttgtgaaaagttgcacttttgctaaggctttgtgttattttaggtttaataaacactgttaaaccttttcagaactatttcagtttgtgtagaacaggactatcaatgctttctgaacatatgcaacaccgtttaaaaaataccgcgataataccgaaaaccgtgataattttggtcacaataaccgcgaggttaaattttcataccgtgacaaccctaatatatatatatatatatatatatatatatatatatatatatatatatatatatatatatcagggtATCcgggggtccttaaaaagtcttaaatttacttttccaaatttaaggccttgaaaatccttaaaaattacaaataatccttaaatacagtttccaaaggtcttaaattaccaaagacccaataaactagattattttatttctatgacattttcgtaaatttcagcattttttgtgtatgatgttgcggaagcggaaccgtacacattcagttggttgtgaaaggggggtatttttagatgagcacgttagcttgTTAAGCTAGTGGGtgcttgcgccatggagaagtgcaagtttaaaggtaactggatggctaatcccacgttcgcaacgtggttagcaccggttccaggcaataggtggaaattatagcttaaaattaatttaaaaaatagcttaaatttggatctggatcgaaaggagccagttgaggtggtttgggcatctggtctggatgcatcctggacgcctccctgggaaggtgtttcgggcatgtcctgccggcaggaggcccccgggtcgacccaggacatgttggagaggttacatctccaatctggtccgggaacgccttggggtcctgccggaggagctggtggagaaggttggggagaggatggtctggtgctctctagttgggatgctgcccccgcgacccggacccggataagcggaggaagacgacgacaagcttaaatttggtcaaagtggccttaagaaaggtcttaaaaagtcttaaatctggctcccttaaacctgcagataccctaatatatatatatatatatatatatatatatatatatatatatatatataaacggtAAATATTGGCCCGATATATCAGCCGGCCGAACTATTGGTCCACATctacttctaaataaaaataaacctagTTCTTTAGTTAATTGGCATCTGATTAGTTGGCAAATGTTGCACATACATGTAGGAGTCTCACATGGCATGCATAAGTAGCGCCTGCTAATGTGATGAACAAGAACCAGGTGTAAGTGCACGTCTGTGCAGCGTTAATTAAATGTCAAGTCATTCAAAGCAGAGTTACCTGgaaagtttgatgtattattttatttatgttgGCGCTAAACAGTCTTTGTTTTCTCAAGCATGTTGTTGTTTCTTGATGAAAGTCTCCTTGGCACAAACGTTGCATACATTTCTTCACATGTGTTGTGTCATTCTTCAGAGATGTTTGTTTTACAGCTGCTCATTGCTGCAGGGTGTGTTGTGTTGCTCTACtttttctgtgtccctttggaAGCTCCAGATTCAAGCTGTTAACATACAGCACTCACCCAAGATCACAATATTCAGGTTTTGTTTTTAGTAATTTGCAAATGTTAACTCTTCAACACCTATTTGATGGAACAATGCCTTCAAACTAACATGAGTGGTATGATAATCTCTTGGTTTCAGCTTCAGTTTGGACCTGATCTTTATTCAACAACAATTTTTGATGAggctaatttaaaataaaaagttcccCTCACCTCTGGAGCTATTTAATTTCTTCTGTttctgatcccccccccccaccccccacccccaaaatcTCATCTTCATCagctttctttctttcatctAACTGATTCCAGAAGGTTTTGAGTAGGGACTAGTTACCCGCTGAGGAGCTGACATCACTGCTGCAGATGGCAGAGTGTTGATTTGTGCACTATCCTAATAAGACCAGGTGTTTTGCCGACAAAAACATGCATCTGTAAAGGGACTGCAAATGAAAGGCAAGCCTATTTAACAGCTAAGTGTGTGCAAGGTGCAGCAGGCCTAACATCTGGTGAGCTTTTAACATCCCGTCCCTCTAGATTTAGCAAAGTGCTTAAACATTTACAGCCAGTGGTTCCTTACTTGGTGACATATCTGATTTAAATGCATTTTGCAGTCTGTTCAGTTTCAGCAAGAAAATGGTTGATGTGCTCAgataatgtattttttattaaatattaaaaataaattaacaacCTGAAGATTTTATTTCTCAGTTTAATGCCAGCAACTGCTCAATTTCACTCTTGCCTAAAAAATCAATCAAAAAATGTTTTCTAGTCTTCAGCGACTCATATGTTCAACTTTCTTTGATTTCATAAACTCTCCTCATTTTGAAAGCTGCAAGATTACCAGAGTAATTTATTTTGCTCTAGATATCTGCCTCAATTGATTTGCATCACAGTTATGTCCCAAATTAATTCGTATGTCCTTTAGTTTTCCATTCCAGTGATTTTGTGTTTattctgaaaaaaataaaataaaaatgaaagcaGAACCATTTATGTGGTTTTAACACATGGTCTGCCTGTGAAAAACGTTCATCTGAAGTCATTTGAAATGAACATGCATGTAATAAAACATAGATGTGGTGTTAAACCATTAGTCTTTATTGTTGTAAAGCTTCTTTATTGTTGGAACAGTGACATATTTTCCCTCTTAGGAATTTTTCCAGTGCCATAATACAGAAGAACCTACATGTTACTGATACGATAATTAGAGAAAACTAATTATGTCAATTCAATGATGCAAGTAAAACAGGAAAAAtgggaatatggtgcaaaagtcaatttatttcagtaaatcaTATTGAACTGAGACACCATCTAAAGGCACAAGATTCCTTTGCCAGTGTTTTGTAAAGAATCAACGTTTGTAAAATTTGCCATGAAGCATTTTATAAATGTAGTTTATATACTGGATTTGGTTTGCACAAGTTTATTGACTAATTTTGCTAACAGCCTTTTGCAAAATTCAGAAATAAATCAGCACCAAGTGTATTTATTTAATGCTTTGTTTTATGTCCCTCTTTTGCTTTGAGTTTCAAAGGTGCACAAACAGATAAAGACAAACAAAAATGCTTTTGCGGATTCAAATATCATGTTAAGGCATTCTTTGTGGTGTGCTACTGGAGAACATGTGTTGGGGTCACCTTCAAAGGTCCTATATAAGGCAGAATCCTAAGTGGGATTT
This sequence is a window from Nothobranchius furzeri strain GRZ-AD chromosome 14, NfurGRZ-RIMD1, whole genome shotgun sequence. Protein-coding genes within it:
- the LOC139062617 gene encoding E3 SUMO-protein ligase ZBED1-like, which produces MAEGGDGSAQDIHQSSKKTKSEVWAYFGFLKNAEGQLIEDCYPVCRTCRKQVSAKGSNTSNLMAHLRDHHPRLYSQCKDRPRRTADVPSCLFN